TGATAGTAATGTGGCTTCCCTGATTTTCATGCTCCActgcattatcttcatcttGAACTTCAGTggtctcatcatcatcagcaacCCAATTTACATCAGGAAAAGAGTCACTTCTCTCAAGATATTCATTCACTTGTGTGAGAGTAGCATGTTGGAATGGCTCAATAGAAGTGAAATTCATGTTGCCCTCAGCAGTTTGGcctaaaaaaaaaggttgcaaTTCACTACCCATACAAAAGTTTCAGTATATACCTATTAGGGAAAATACTAGATCCGAGAAGGGAGATGCATAACTAATGGAACATTGATCATACTGCACCAAAAAAGAATGTGTTCACTAGCAAACAGAATCAGCCATTTAAAGCCTCAATCTTAGTAAACATCATGAGCAACCAAATAATTTGGCATTGATTTCCAATATGCGGATATGAGAAATGTCACTATGCATAACTAATCAGCTATGTTCCTGTTGTTTCCTAAGAGGACTACAGCATACAAAAGGAACATAGTACAGGTGCAGGATATGTGAAGAAGCCAAAGAAAGAAGGTAGCAGTGCCAAACAACgagagaagaaaacaaataacAAGGTTGGCTGCACTGAACGTAAGCACAAGGAATCAAAGAATTATGGCATCAAGTAAATTTACCATCATAAAGTTCACCCAAGGATTCAAAGAGAGGAAAGGATTTGTTTTTGCTGAACTTCCTTACTTTCTCATTTGACTGCACAAGATACAAAAACAGATAATTATGGCATGAATACAAATAATAGTGATTTGAATGAGGACAAAACAATTATGCTCAAAATATCATACCGTAATTATGTTTGCCCAAACAGCATCATCGGCAACAATCATGCACCGTTGATTATCCCAAGAAGCTCCACTCTGTTTCCTTGCCTCCTTAAGCAACCTATAATCTCGTTTTAACTCCTTCTCCTTATCTTGGATCTGTTGCTTATTCATGGCGACATAGGGATGTCTGTCACGAAATTCTTTGACGACCTTGTTCCATGCTTCACTTGTCCACCCGTTTTGGCACCGGTAATGTGGGTTATTGTGCTCATGAAGTAAATCAACTAAAGCCTTTTCTAGTCCCGGGTTCCATGAAGCTCTTGATTGTTGAGCTATTAGACAAAATTAGATTATAGTAAGTAAAATTTGTAATCATTAATATGAAAGGAAAATACTTCACAAAAAAACAAGTTAGATACTACCTTTTGGAGAAGCCTTCTTCTTCTGTATGCTACAGCTCTTTGGTGATGCCTTCTTTTGTGGATGCCTTTGTTGCTGCTGCAATAGGCTTGCTTTCGGAGATAGTCTTCCAAACATCATAACTATATTGCAATATTTTATTGAATGAGAAAATACAAACTACGTTGCTTACTATTAATTTGTCCATATCATAAATGTTGATTGCATAAATAAATACAAATCATGCAAAACCAAAATATTATCTATACTATTCTTGCTAGTTACGAACATAATCTTCCCACATCTTCTTAGCAATCATATCTCTAATATTATTCCCACTGATCATTTGATTGCTAAGAGATGGCACATCATTTTGGTATTCACTGTCACCTTCTGGTAGATCGACAAAATTAGTAGGTTCTATATTATCAGGTTGGTTGTCCAACCAGCCCTCATCACCATTAAGCAACCGGATCATGTTGTGGAACACTGCAGCAGCTGCTGGAATCCGCACTTGGTTCTTTATCCGATGGAAAGTGCCTACTTTCAGGATGGGAAATCGCTTCTTTAGAACCCCTAGAGCTCTCTCTACATGGTTTCTCAGAATGGCATGGCGATGATTGAATAACTCCTTGTAGTCTCTAGGTCGACGATGACCACGTCCAAACTCCTTTAGATGGTACCGAACACCACGATAAGGAGCAATGAACTGTGGTGTGTTGGCATAACCACCATCTACTAGAAAAAATTTACCATTTGGGACTTGAAAGCCACTATTCATTGCTGATCTAAGGACCCTAGCATCGGTTGCAGACCCCTCCCAACCACATGAGATAAAAGTGAAATTTAGGTCGAAATCACAAGCAACCATCACATTTTGGCTCAAAGTCCCTTTTCTGTTCCTATAAGGAGCTGCCTTCTCTCCATCTATAGTTATAGGAATGTGAGTGCCATCAATAGCCCCTATGCAATTCTGCAGCaaaaagggaagaaaaggaCAGAATATGCATGAGTTATTTAATTGGAGAAGGAATAGATATTCATTTCTATTTTGAGTGCCAGATTCACCTTGAAGTAAGGAAAGAAGCGAGGATTTGTTCTAATCTTCCAATGCGTTTGGTTGGCATGAGGAAGCTTGAGAAATCTATAGGTGAGAGCTGGGATTATCTTGAAAATAGACTTAATATGCCGATGAAGTGTAGACCCACTATGCTTGAATTCATACTGTAGATCTTGAAAGCTTGCATTGTGAGCGAGCATGAACATAAATATCCCAAGTTTCTCCTCAATCCTCAAGCCTCTACTATCCTTTAACAACTTTTCCTCTCTAAGATAATTCGCTATTGTCTTGAAAACATGAGGCTCCATGCGGAATGCAACTTTACAATCCATTACATGTCCTTCAAGGATTTCTTGAAGCCGCTCTTTACCGGATAGTCTTGAGATATGTCTAGGTATTTTCTCACTATTTGTCGTACCGCACAGCATATACATCGcaggaaaaataaaaagcaTCATATCATcgtcctcttctctcctccttttaATTTCATCCGCCATTCTCGAACTGATTTTATCACTAAAAGAGATATAGAATTACTATACTTTAAACTATGTGTGAGAACATAATAATATGCATATGTATTACAAGATTATTAAACATGAAATTAGAGGCATTCAAGGTGGCTACATGCATAAATACTTTTAATACTTTCAGCAAATAAACAGTCTGCAATGGGAGGAGGGGGATCAATAATGTGTTCAGATTTTAATACTTTGTGTACTTAGTTTTGTTTAAACCTCAGAGATAGCAACTTTAATAAAGTGAGGATATCCTTCTAGGGTAGGATGTTTACTTGAAAATAACAACCTCCTGTTCACTAGCAAAAAAAACTGAGACCATCTGCCACCTGAGCAAGATCACATAACATTGTACctacaatctctctctctctccaacttCAAATTACTTCTGTTACTCTAGTAAATATGCAGGGGCAAGATTAAATGCTTCATATCAGGCAAATGTAAGTACAACTGTATTTAGTTTTTTCTCAAATACCTTGAGTAATATCAACTCCTTCAGCTTTACTTTTGCCAACCCCACACGCCTGTGCCTCTCCTGAAATTTAATTCAGCACAACAGATTATATTTTTGTCATTCAATAGCAATTTATATAGCTTTGTATGGTATGACCTCTAGTAATATATCTGATCACCCAGTTTCCTGAAACTAGTTGTGAACATAGTAGCAGTTCAGAATAGATAAATATGCTAAATTGATTGCTAAGAGTAAAATAGGTATTCGAACAAAAGATGGACAGCTACATTTCTCAAGTTTTAACAAGGGCATTTTGCTAAACAAAAAGCCATGGAAAAAATTACCAAAACTAGAATGTATACTACAGTGTCCACCTGACCACCTCATAGCATGACTTTAAAAATTTTTGTATCTTCTTGCTCAAATTTTTGTATCTTCTTGCTCATTCAATTGGCATATAGTATTGGTCGTTCAATCTGAAGCTCAAATGACCTTGGCCAAAAGCAAAGTGATGCATTCTAGACAGCAACAACAGAGTGcactagtttttattttttaggtgTGCTCCCACTGCATCTACAATAATTCCTGGAGAATCAACAAACCAGGTTTCtccctcacaaaaaaaaagaaaagaaagaagagagccCATGTTCAGAAATATAGGATCTGCcaattcaaatatatatttccTTGATTACAGAGCAACTGATAGGCAAGatttgcacacacacacacagagatgTGCATGGAATTTTCTGTGGTTTCAGGTTCTACTACTACAAACCACATCACCCCTCCTTCTAAGCAGAACATGACTGATACTTCAATCCATACAGCCACTCAATACATCAACTAGCAACAAATTCATCCACTAGATAAGTCACAAAATCTTTTCTGAGTGGGAAAAGAGGAGATCAAGAATCAGACCTGCTTCTTGGTGTCCGGGGCTGTTGCCCTCGACCTTGCCCTCTCCCGCAACCGGTGAATCCGAAGCGAGGAAGGAGAGATGGCGAGCGCCGGCGACTGGCTGGGATGGAGAGCGGgaaggagagcggcggcgacggctgaagcgggatggagaccggcggcggctgaagcgggatggagaccggcggcggctgaggacgggatggagaccggcggcggctgAAGCTGGATGGAGATCGTCGGCGTCCGAGGGCGGGATGGAGAGCGGCAGCGGCTGGAGATATGCTGCTCCTGGATCTCCACCCTAGAGCCGCCTCCCGGACCTCGCGCCGCCTCCCGGACCTCACGCCGCCTCCAAACCCTAGCGCAACGAGGAgtcgaggaggccgagcgctGCGGCTggcttggaaaaaaaaatcgtctcCGAGGCGATTTTTCTCTCCCCGTGGGATTGGTGTGGATTGGGTGGAGAATTACTCCCACCCCGGCCCAGGCGAACGCATACATGGGCCACGGAAGAAAATTCGACCCGGCCGGGATGGCACACGGGGATGTTGGCCCATTCCCCCCCAAACCCAGCCTAAAAGAACAAGGCCTAAAAGGTAAAAtactccccccctccccccaacccCCACATCTCGCAATCTGTGCGGCGGAGGTGCTTCTCGTCCGGCAGCGGCGTCTGTTGCCGGTATTAGGAAGCCAACGTTGAGACGTCTTCCTTCGGTCCCAATCTCACACACCATGACAGGAAAGAGATCGACCTCGACCTCGACCTCGACCTCGACCTCGAGTAAGCGAGGATGCAGTGCTACTcgtacggcgacggcggggtcAATCGCCGGTGTAGGTGAGCCACCAACCCTCTCTTGATCCCTCCCACGTCGGAAGGAAAACTGGCGTGTGAGGATGAGAAAGCAAACCCCTAGCGGATCCTTAACTTATGGTAGCACATGCATCGCATGGGAAGAGCAGATAGATCTGGGGAGGCGATTCCTGTATGCACGGAACCCGTTTGTTGTCGATCTCGCATACTGTGAACACCCTGTTCATGGCAGTTTGACTCCGCGTGGCAGATGTAGCGGTTATTTCGCAGAGATGAGGGCTTTTCAGCCTAAGATCCACATCTTTGCTTCACGCGTGCTGACTGAATGGGCGATTGATCTCCTCTCGTTGCCTCTTGCAGTCCTTCGTGCTTGCTGTTGCTTAAGTTTGCTTGGCTTGTGTGTTCGCAGATCACAATACGTACCATTGTCTAATAGTCTTAGTTCTGTTTGAGACGCCCTCTGGCTTCGCAATGTTCGGTATGAGTGGGGACAGACTCATTCAACCAAATGCCCTGCAGGTGCATGCTTTTATTCCTTCCCTGTTTACTTATGTGCTTGATTGCCTCTCTCTTTGTCATCGACCTAACTTTTCTGTTTTCTCTACCAACTACAGGAAATCTGGGCAAACTTTGGCGTGGACTATAGGGTATCCAAAGTTAGTCATTTCTTCTTATtgttattccttttttttttgcgttgtTGGTTGCCAGTTTGAATTGGGTATTGACCACCACATTTACTTtacattttcctttttatttgcattgaGAGAAGAAATGCAAGCACAAGCTCAGTAttcatttttttgtttgctGATCAACTGATTGAAAATGCATTTTTTCCATAATGCTCTGTTGAAAGTTGTTCGTTATAGTTTAAAGAATGGATTGTTGCAGGCTAAAACCTTTGCTATACAaccaattttattttctaaCTGTGGGATAGGGATGATTGAGCTCTAACATGCTCCGAAAGCCAGGGTTACCGGGATAATGAACACCACAGCCTAACCGAAAGAACATCActttgtttgtttttaaaatgCGTTGTATATTACCTTAGCACAACAACTTATTCTCAATCACATTGCAAGAACTTAAGGAATTGAAAAAGGCTAGATCTTTCGATTGTGATTAAATATTCCAGCTGTTCTTGGCAGCACATCTTGAGAAGTACCgcttttcaaaattcaaaattagtaACTGGGCTAACTAGTAACTGGGCCCAGCTGCCCCTCTTTCATAGCACCTAGGATTGCATCTAGTTGTTTTCCTGCCTAGTGTTGTTTCGGGTCTGCACAGAGAAGTGGGGCAAATTAGAGATGAAGATTTTACATCATTGATGTCATGGATGTATGATATGCCAGTTTCTATGATTTAATATGCCAGGTTTGCTCTATGTAATATGATAGTACATACTCTATGTAGTAAAATTTACATGTGCCTAATCATGCCTAGGTTTGCTTGGTGGAACTAGCTGCTTAGCGTCCACTGTTTTTGAACCACTGATTGCGGTGTACCTACTGAATTGCATGCGTCATGATTGGGAGACATTGCATGATTATTTactggatttatttattttttgcccCTTAACATTCTTCTCTTTCGTTTATCTATCAGTTCATTTGGCTGAAGGAATTTCGAGAAATCAAGGACAAGTCCAGTGCCATTAATCATGATACTGGTGTCAGTTGCGACCTTGCTGAGATGATCATGAAGTGGCATCACCCTGGGCAGAAAATGGCCGTTGGAAAACCCGAATATAAAGAAATCATTGAAAGAAGCTTGGTTAGTGTTCAGCTCCCTTGTTTGCTTTTCTTAGTGGACAACCTTGAGCACCAATTTTGCTGTCATTTCTTTCAGAGTGTGCCCTGCATGTTTGATGAAATTGTGATGGAAGTGATGTGGGGCCTGAAGAATCTGATGCATGTTTTAGTACCCCAAGAAAAAATGAAGTTGAGCAAGGACGACTACCTCCCAATGAGCCAAGGATTGTACATGCTCCTTAACCGCTATGGTTTGGATGTCAAACCAGAGATGGTGAGTTCACAAGTTGCTTCCTTAATGTCAATGCCTCCCCATCACACATTTATATGATAGTTTGTTCAATGTGCACTTGGAATCCTTAACTGTCCTTTCCCAAAGAATGCAATATttacttacattttttttattagtgatgAAAGAATGCTCTTTTGTACCCAGGTTACTGACTCTATTATTAAGCTGGCATGCTTCTTGCTTGATTGCGAATACTGTGATGTGAAAAACTCCAAGCACTTGCGCTGGACTGGTGAATACATTGAGAAACGGTCTGGCATTAAATGTTTAGACTGGGATTTGATGAAACTTGCTACGGGTATTAAGATCATATGTTACCCCACAGAAAGATCTACAGCTGAGGAAGCGGTAAACTGTAACATTTTCATCATGGCATTTTTGTAATGGGCTGAATCGCTGAAGCATACCTATTTTCTTTCAGATGTTTACACAAGATGAGCTGTCGAAGTTAGTGAAGGATGCACATAAGTATGAAGGGAAGATCCGTAAGAGATCTTTCATGAATGCCTACAGCGAGATGGTTGAAGCCCGTCAACTTATTCCTATGGCACAAAAACAACTGGAGGACTTGGTAAAGGAGGCCAAAGATGCATGTGAAGCTGAACAAAGCACATGAACGCAATAAGCCAGTCAGTAGCATGAGAGAAGAACACAGTCGCATGAGAGAAGAACTCAGTCGCCAAGAATATCACATTTCCTTAAGGGAGAACTGGTTTTGAAATCCTATCCTGGACACTGGATGGTGAGGCTGCCTGAAGCTGCCATCCTGGACCAAAGCGTTGCATTCGTGTGTTTTTCTCTGTTTAATTATCGACAATGGGAACTCACTAGTAATTCGACCAGCGTTATCTACTCTTGATTGCTTTTGATGTTTCTTTTCCTATCAAATAGTTAAACTTCAGGTTCTCGAAACGATGACCGTGCAGTAGAAAGTCAGTTCAATATGGGCAAACAAACGTGTTTAGCAGGGCCTGTTCGGTAGTATGTTTTTGTAGCTGCTACACTGTTAGGGCAGTTGGGCTGCAGGGCACTGGAAAACTTAGTTGTTCAGCTGTCAATCAAGAATGTATATCTCAGCCGCTGCTAGCTTAGCTGCGTTAGACGCTGTAGCTGCAGAAGCTAGCTCTTccgaagattttttttatttttaatttttttattaaaatatttacaaaactaattttgtgttTGAAAATTTTACAAACTAGTCGCCCACCGCCCCTTGGGGAGGACGCGGATCCTCTGACTTTACATGCTAAAGTCATGGTGTGACTTTCGGCCGATCTCCACCGTCCGACTCATCCAACGGAGGACGTCTCCCGTGGGCTGCTTTCGGGCCATTAAATGCCTTGATTGCTTATCCTAACCAGCGATTAATGAACCTAATTATCTATAAAATATAATACTGCGTGAGATTAGTCCGATAACTaaaaatctatatctatacctatactaatcgGGCACTTTTTTGGAGCTCTCATATTAACCAGAAAGATCTAAGCGTCAATTAGATAATTCCTTTAATCTACACCGTAGATCATGCAATACTTTAACGTTGTGGGCCAATCAATCTTAAACTCGGTGGGCTACTTGCAAATCCTATCTACCGAGTTATCGATGGAAGGACAGAACCCATCTAATTTGTCTCCAAGTTCCATCGTGAGAAATCAGATTGGAAATTTAGAAGCGATAGAAGAAACGGCGAACGCGATCGTCGACCTTGATCCCAGACTGTGGTCCCGATCAGCGATAATTTGCCTCAATCACGAGGAGAAGTTAAAAGTTGCAGTGAATCAGTGATCGCTCTCGCTCCAGAGGTATCGTTCATCCCTGTTAAGTCTCTGGTTTGACGTCTGGAGCAGGTACTATTTTTACTCCATAAAGATTGGATTAATTTTAACCTGAAACGAAATTTAACCAAATGAATTCTGGGGAAAAAAGtttgctacaaaataaaaaaattgcttgCACATCCGTCACTGCGTCTGCTACAGATCTATTGCTGCATCtacaatatacatatatacgtattCCTTTGAATTTGCATGGTTTGCGTGTTCAATTCGCAATATATATTTAGCAGTCTATTTAATTAGGACGCACTCAATTTATGGTTTTGATTGGAATGATCAACTATTTGCTGATCATCTTTTGCATATTGAATGTGTGTTTCTATTCCATTAAACTTGCAAGTTCTAAGTTGTCAATTCTGATTTTGATAAGTTGTTTAATGACAGTACAAGCagataaaaatatattgatTATAATTTTCTGAATGCAATCAACTATATTTAATTTTCCATATGCCCGGTATATCCCGtatgcaatgcatatatatgtacatgtagtTTGCAGCTTACTGTTCATGTTCATTCGTTTGGGTTAGTCCTTATATCAATTTTTCCTAACAAGTATTTCAGTTAATATATAGAGCTCCATTTACAAGTATATTTTAGCAGCCTAATTTCGAGATACAATTTCTTTTAGGAAAACCGAAGGGTAACTACAATATATTACATACACTTGCATTGTAGTTAATTACACGCTAAATTTCATAACATAAATAATTACATTATAAATTTCAATAtttaccttttgttttttagTACACAGTTTATAAGAATTAGgagtaaaaataatttaattattatctacttggaaaaggaaatgagagagagagaaacatacTTACTAGAGTATCATATAGGATACATGACGTGAAATTAAGTGAAAAATTTTACCCCCATAATTTTAGCAATCCTGACTCTTTGGGATGTCATAAATATTCTTCTCGATAGTAAATCATGCGACGTAAAGAGAacgaaattcagaattaatcCTACACACGGTTTATCTATTTGAACTAGCTAGAAACCTATTAAGCGAATAATCATGCACGGAAACAAATATTTATCATGTACGTAGGTTCATATGAGAATTACTTGCAGCAAGAGTAAACAATCTAGGCTTGATCTGATAGACGTGACCAAATTCACGTTAAAAAGCATGTATCATGGCAAAATCGCAAAATCATAGCATTAGAGTTTATTTAGGGTTtgtgaaaaataaaacatgcaatTGGCAATATCGTGGACTCTTTAATTTATACAGATAGACAAGAGACCATACATCACTACTAATTATTATTACGAGAGAAAAAAGCTAATTGCATATATCTTATATCTTCTAGGGTCCATACTGagtataactatttttttttgaatttgaaaattataaaattactGGGTGCACTTAAATTTAAACTCGACCACAGACACAactaaatacttaattaattccagAATTCcacaatatcaaataaataagtTGGATGTATCACAAATTTAGCATTTGTTTAATTcgaaattaataattaacaaGTAGTAttcactccgtcccaaaatagaaCAACTTCTAGCCTTtagaatttgtcccaaaatataacaactttaccaccaacattctcttctcaacaaatcacaatcctccaccattcaatttttccACCTATCTTCACTTCTCCTTCAACCACAACACTCCCCTATTTAATTGTAccaactttcttaataaccgttgTCTaattctaaaaatacttatattctgAGACAAACGGAGTAGTTAACTATTATTTCAATCTAACATGCTAGAATTCGAATATAACCAACGTAGTAAACGTATGgttaaaattttgatctttataCTACCAATACCAATAACCCGTGCAAGGCACGGGATGACCGGCTAGTTACCTCTAATCTGTTGCAGATGAATGTCATTTTATTACTGATTCTACCCAACAAGtaataaatctaaacaataCTACTCAATGAGAGATTAGGCCGGCAACtgcatgaaattattttttattttggtgaCTAAAAATAATAAAGCTGCTTTCCCGCGTTTTTTtgggaaatgaaaaaaaatgaaaatcaagTGGATCGAAAGTCCTCGATCAATTTTGAAAGATCGAGAAAAAATTGTAACGcacgtatatttttttaataacaacaGAAATTTAAGCAAATAACTATGTATAAAAATACATTGCTATATACGTGGAACATAGAGACGCACTTGATATTTGTGATTTTGACTCCGAGGTCCCGTGTTCAATCCCCAACACGCTTACAATTTCTTCGTAATAAAATGTTTGGAGGGATCTCATTTACGTACGTGCAATATATCAATCGATACGTTCTGGCGAGAAAACTAATCACATGTACTGCTTACACTAAATTTTTCAATAATGCTGATTACACAGTAATATATTCACATGGAATCAGCAATTTAGCACACAGATTAGAAGTAATTTCCAGTTATCTGACTAATCTCATGTAGTATTATATTGGTTAGGTAATTAGGTTCACTAATCGCTGGTTAGGATCATCAATCAAATGGCATTTAATGGCCCAAAAGCAGCCCGCAGGAGACGTCCT
This genomic window from Oryza sativa Japonica Group chromosome 12, ASM3414082v1 contains:
- the LOC9269494 gene encoding uncharacterized protein: MNKQQIQDKEKELKRDYRLLKEARKQSGASWDNQRCMIVADDAVWANIITSNEKVRKFSKNKSFPLFESLGELYDGQTAEGNMNFTSIEPFQHATLTQVNEYLERSDSFPDVNWVADDDETTEVQDEDNAVEHENQGSHITITSRANGEKNVKKTKSTERERVEKTPKRNKRNDVVDMMGSYLEMRKRQSEEEEAKKREEEAKKREEASKVDDCSIRNCITVVESMEELSNEEKVKSFGVFKDAQNREIFMSAGPMTRLIWLRTMLV
- the LOC4352036 gene encoding nucleolar protein 58; translation: MTGKRSTSTSTSTSTSSKRGCSATRTATAGSIAGVDHNTYHCLIVLVLFETPSGFAMFGMSGDRLIQPNALQEIWANFGVDYRVSKFIWLKEFREIKDKSSAINHDTGVSCDLAEMIMKWHHPGQKMAVGKPEYKEIIERSLSVPCMFDEIVMEVMWGLKNLMHVLVPQEKMKLSKDDYLPMSQGLYMLLNRYGLDVKPEMVTDSIIKLACFLLDCEYCDVKNSKHLRWTGEYIEKRSGIKCLDWDLMKLATGIKIICYPTERSTAEEAMFTQDELSKLVKDAHKYEGKIRKRSFMNAYSEMVEARQLIPMAQKQLEDLVKEAKDACEAEQST
- the LOC136354640 gene encoding uncharacterized protein — translated: MADEIKRRREEDDDMMLFIFPAMYMLCGTTNSEKIPRHISRLSGKERLQEILEGHVMDCKVAFRMEPHVFKTIANYLREEKLLKDSRGLRIEEKLGIFMFMLAHNASFQDLQYEFKHSGSTLHRHIKSIFKIIPALTYRFLKLPHANQTHWKIRTNPRFFPYFKNCIGAIDGTHIPITIDGEKAAPYRNRKGTLSQNVMVACDFDLNFTFISCGWEGSATDARVLRSAMNSGFQVPNGKFFLVDGGYANTPQFIAPYRGVRYHLKEFGRGHRRPRDYKELFNHRHAILRNHVERALGVLKKRFPILKVGTFHRIKNQVRIPAAAAVFHNMIRLLNGDEGWLDNQPDNIEPTNFVDLPEGDSEYQNDVPSLSNQMISGNNIRDMIAKKMWEDYVRN